One Lycium barbarum isolate Lr01 chromosome 5, ASM1917538v2, whole genome shotgun sequence genomic window carries:
- the LOC132642582 gene encoding E3 ubiquitin-protein ligase ATL42-like: MYFHKPLIYRKFNLFMNRLSIFLMLAVLTLNVRADHEDLPSSEDAVSSFQPSLAVVIGVLSIMFSLTFLLLLYAKFCHRTSSPVHNSTNLHIQDGLVRSVSRSSGIDKTVVESLPFFRFSLLKGSKQGLECAVCLSKFEDIEILRLLPMCKHAFHIDCIDQWLEKHSTCPLCRHKISSEDLSLLTYSDSLRFLWNQSREESNLELYIQREGNGSSRFSIGSSFRKSEKGKKEEELPIQENNEKALHRFNHKIIISDVVFKNRWSNVSSSDLIFLNSEMLNGMKSNRFSSMDRNSEQSTARRVIEEGQRMNIKDEMERKRLFESKFKQNSLVAAPVSASTSKVVNQNEKRSMSEIIVHPRFLDFNNRNRELSVPQNNVKEERRRKLWLPIVRRTVKWFANRERNSVQTQNTTQTLNV; this comes from the coding sequence ATGTATTTTCATAAGCCTTTGATTTATCGGAAGTTCAATCTTTTCATGAATCGATTAAGTATCTTTTTAATGTTAGCAGTGCTTACTTTGAATGTGAGAGCTGATCATGAAGATTTGCCATCTTCAGAAGATGCTGTTAGCAGTTTCCAGCCAAGCCTTGCTGTTGTTATCGGTGTCCTTTCTATCATGTTTTCACTAACTTTTCTTCTACTCCTCTATGCCAAGTTCTGTCATAGGACATCTTCTCCTGTTCATAACAGCACCAACCTTCATATTCAGGATGGACTTGTTCGATCAGTGTCTCGTTCCTCAGGTATCGATAAAACTGTGGTGGAATCGCTCCCTTTTTTCAGATTCTCTCTACTGAAAGGGTCCAAACAAGGGCTTGAATGTGCTGTTTGCTTATCAAAATTTGAAGATATTGAAATTCTTAGATTGCTTCCTATGTGTAAACATGCCTTTCATATTGACTGTATTGATCAGTGGTTGGAAAAACATTCAACCTGCCCTCTTTGCAGGCATAAGATCAGTTCTGAAGACCTTTCATTACTTACATATTCAGATAGTTTGAGATTCTTATGGAATCAGTCAAGAGAGGAATCAAATTTGGAACTTTATATTCAAAGAGAGGGAAATGGATCCTCAAGATTTAGTATCGGGAGTAGCTTTAGGAAATCCGAAAAGGgtaagaaggaagaagaattgCCAATACAAGAAAACAATGAGAAAGCACTACACAGGTTCAATCATAAGATCATAATCTCAGATGTTGTCTTCAAGAATCGATGGAGCAACGTAAGTTCTTCTGACCTGATATTCTTGAATTCGGAAATGCTTAATGGCATGAAAAGCAACAGATTCTCATCAATGGACAGAAACTCTGAGCAATCCACGGCGAGAAGAGTGATAGAAGAAGGTCAAAGGATGAATATCAAGGATGAAATGGAAAGGAAAAGATTGTTCGAGAGTAAATTCAAGCAAAATAGTCTTGTTGCAGCCCCTGTATCAGCAAGTACATCAAAAGTAGTAAATCAAAATGAGAAAAGATCCATGTCAGAAATTATAGTGCATCCAAGATTCTTAGATTTCAACAACAGGAATAGAGAGCTTTCAGTTCCACAAAACAATGTGAAAGAGGAAAGGAGGAGGAAGCTTTGGCTTCCAATTGTAAGGAGAACAGTCAAGTGGTTTGCTAATAGGGAAAGAAACTCAGTACAGACACAAAATACAACACAAACACTAAATGTATAG